One Triplophysa rosa linkage group LG9, Trosa_1v2, whole genome shotgun sequence genomic window carries:
- the si:dkey-157l19.2 gene encoding uncharacterized protein KIAA1522 gives MSSGRESVGDLIPPDMLQVFFEERQGGRGKRGRKRRGSFSRAFKWLKRQRRKARKNTLEIRGGLLDPGSPLALPPATLNPENVSGPHPTLEFQENVFAEGIPPKYVLDLHTEAQQGLKLLQQEDDKNGMDYPDDQSMISTVTTRTDDSMAFSELRGFDSESTAADTISTRSSISMRSTRSGLRRQDSTFRPLKPDKTEKPKSHRKHLKTVAGIPRHVQRELGLDRAAWITTNLDGELPNGAVVLPAIVSTVDGAFTTSEQERIQAHPQDAENTYTGLPTLTKPNNDSLIQRLINNLSAVPLLTIPGNPSENTVMSISPQATYMSKIIPNAVLPPSVDVVALSRNRSRSSVRTVSKSSLVSASPASTRASSRISSHCSTVRSDLSDWSRSDSSETLMSESSTLSSSSTPRVASRVSQVENTNRPCNEKVQNNGSHNDSLQGDTTDAKMESGGAFTRNLSVMKKSKRPPAPPSRSYSLHNGKQIRNASSTKQEFNHKTIISPYSSQSNEKGPTTMLAELKMRKNGASYTNGTSKFIELKKSLLSAKSLMNGRMHSPAVMALWSLLDIPDHPMVMAPPAPPPETWAHNQRTFELLCGPGPVNYARWAKKRGLKIVDPEHPSMPTTGKVKPPPPDTAPPATLWWQIKSPPPPPDIIPPPPASAALRWQANPPPPDTVPPPPAQTAVWWQSKSPSDTVDSTHSPAEGIPPHPLFPPPAPPVGPGSSNSVFVQNDTVIPPPPAFSQLFLRTVPPDIPLPPLQVPPPPPPPPGIPPPPPQEVPLPPPPDIPPPPPPQEVPPPPQEVPPPPDTPPPSPQKVPQPPPQVPLARPPQVHIQQQVPPPTPPPETKKIPQEYKPSPHVILVTSTTSHQTNIPPPPPLPTDIKLEARVVTPEKEEKRSSSPSPAKEENSAPMVTQSLLQMVRLRSVRSNQSPAVNPDKASHPTQKSGVSQDAPPKPLRRSLIMTSLPPDLEALSSTESKPEALSSNGHVNATIASDTQQGSVEPETWSANGDESTQNTTLEPTCSLVTDAISAPEPATEPELKCSTVVEQIQPMPSEPVTIPNTTEPKVEPIINEPKTPLHAEEPYKTPDSSVKQAVTIEIPSKPESEQPKTQTSSSDPPIISPSTPVVHPPANPSMSLQDAIRRKTAANATSKDNQTKRFSLLSPPPVTSGHTAPVSPASTASFIFSKSTKKVVIETPTSPAVQADLRRTLVAELASVSDSPKFIDSHKTASKVPPPVAIKPKSKVESAAQNSAEAERGHAQTETVQTAGQDVQTENSENANK, from the exons ATGTCATCCGGCCGTGAGTCTGTGGGGGACCTGATTCCTCCAGATATGCTGCAGGTGTTCTTCGAGGAGCGACAGGGGGGCAGAGGCAAACGGGGCAGGAAAAGAAGGGGATCGTTCAGCCGAGCTTTCAAGTGGTTGAAGAGACAGCGTAGGAAAGCCCGCAAAAACactttggagatacgaggaggGCTGCTGGACCCCGGATCACCTCTGGCGTTACCACCAGCTACACTTAACCCAG AGAATGTTTCAGGTCCTCATCCTACCCTGGAGTTCCAGGAAAATGTGTTTGCGGAGGGTATTCCACCCAAGTATGTGCTGGACCTGCATACAGAGGCCCAACAGGGCCTGAAACTGCTGCAGCAGGAGG ATGATAAAAATGGGATGGACTACCCTGATGACCAAAGTATGATT TCAACAGTAACAACCCGGACCGACGACAGCATGGCCTTCAGTGAGTTGAGAGGCTTTGATTCTGAGAGCACAGCTGCCGATACCATTTCGACGCGCTCCTCCATCTCAATGCGATCAACACGCTCTGGACTCAGGCGACAAG ACTCAACGTTCAGACCTCTTAAGCCGGATAAAACTGAAAAACCCAAATCTCATAGGAAACATCTGAAAACCGTTGCGGGTATTCCACGACACGTCCAGAGAGAACTGG gGCTGGACAGAGCAGCGTGGATCACCACCAATCTTGATGGTGAGCTACCCAACGGAGCTGTTGTCCTTCCTGCTATCGTTTCCACTGTGGATGGTGCATTTACCACCTCGGAGCAAGAGAGAATACAAGCCCATCCTCAGGATGCAGAGAACACGTACACAGGCCTCCCCACACTGACAAAACCCAACAATGACAGTCTTATCCAAAGGTTAATAAACAACCTGTCAGCTGTTCCTTTGTTAACCATACCAGGGAACCCATCAGAGAATACAGTCATGTCCATCTCACCCCAGGCCACATACATGTCTAAAATCATCCCAAATGCTGTACTGCCACCATCTGTGGATGTTGTGGCACTCAGTCGCAACCGAAGTCGCAGCAGTGTCCGAACCGTCAGTAAAAGCAGCCTGGTGTCGGCCAGCCCCGCTTCAACTCGGGCGTCCTCCAGAATCTCCTCTCATTGTTCCACAGTCCGCTCGGACTTGTCTGACTGGAGCAGATCAGATTCCTCAGAAACACTAATGTCTGAGTCCTCTACCCTCTCCAGCAGTAGCACTCCCCGTGTGGCCAGCAGAGTGAGTCAGGTTGAAAACACAAACCGACCATGTAATGAGAAAGTTCAAAACAATGGCTCCCATAATGACTCGCTTCAAGGGGACACTACAGATGCAAAGATGGAATCTGGTGGTGCTTTCACACGTAATCTCTCCGTGATGAAAAAGAGCAAGAGACCTCCTGCTCCTCCCAGCAGATCGTACTCATTACACAATGGCAAACAGATCAGGAATGCTTCCTCGACAAAGCAGGAATTTAACCATAAGACAATCATATCTCCATATAGCAGCCAGTCCAATGAGAAGGGCCCCACGACAATGCTAGCAGAGCTAAAGATGAGAAAGAATGGAGCATCATACACAAATGGCACCAGTAAGTTTATTGAATTGAAGAAATCCCTTCTTTCTGCTAAAAGTTTAATGAACGGCAGGATGCATTCCCCTGCAGTAATGGCTCTCTGGTCTCTGCTTGACATTCCGGATCATCCCATGGTGATGGCTCCCCCAGCTCCTCCTCCAGAGACCTGGGCTCATAACCAGCGCACTTTTGAACTGTTGTGTGGACCGGGACCTGTTAACTATGCACGTTGGGCTAAAAAGAGAGGTCTTAAAATTGTGGATCCAGAGCATCCATCGATGCCAACCACCGGAAAAGTCAAACCCCCTCCTCCAGATACCGCTCCACCAGCTACACTTTGGTGGCAAATCAAATCCCCTCCACCTCCTCCAGATATTATTCCTCCGCCCCCTGCATCAGCTGCACTTAGGTGGCAAGCCAATCCTCCTCCTCCAGATACCGTCCCACCACCCCCTGCTCAAACTGCGGTGTGGTGGCAATCCAAATCCCCTTCAGACACAGTTGATTCAACTCATTCACCAGCTGAAGGGATTCCTCCACATCCTCTGTTTCCCCCTCCTGCTCCTCCAGTAGGTCCCGGTTCTTCAAATTCTGTTTTTGTGCAAAATGATACTGTCATTCCTCCACCACCTGCATTTTCACAACTGTTTTTACGGACAGTGCCACCAGATATCCCGCTGCCACCACTACAAGTTCCTCCTCcgccaccaccaccaccaggtaTTCCTCCGCCACCACCACAAGAAGTTCCCCTACCACCACCACCAGATATTCCTCCGCCACCACCACCACAAGAAGTTCCGCCACCACCACAAGAAGTTCCCCCACCACCAGATACTCCTCCACCATCACCACAAAAAgttcctcaaccaccaccacaAGTTCCCCTGGCGCGACCACCACAAGTTCACATCCAACAACAAGTCCCACCTCCAACACCACCtcctgaaacaaaaaaaatcccaCAAGAATACAAACCTTCACCACATGTTATCCTTGTAACATCAACTACTTCTCACCAAACCAATATTCCTCCACCCCCTCCACTTCCCACTGACATTAAATTGGAGGCCAGAGTAGTCACCCctgaaaaagaagagaaacGGTCAAGCAGTCCCAGTCCAGCTAAAGAGGAGAATTCTGCTCCCATGGTCACTCAATCTCTCTTACAAATGGTTCGTCTCAGGTCAGTCAGGTCCAATCAGAGCCCGGCTGTAAATCCAGATAAAGCCTCACATCCAACACAAAAATCAGGTGTCAGTCAAGATGCTCCTCCAAAGCCACTCAGACGGTCGTTGATTATGACATCACTTCCCCCGGATCTGGAAGCTCTGTCTAGCACAGAGTCAAAACCTGAAGCTCTGTCCTCCAATGGTCATGTAAATGCAACAATTGCATCAGACACTCAGCAAGGATCAGTTGAACCAGAGACTTGGTCAGCTAATGGTGATGAAAGTACACAAAACACGACGCTTGAGCCAACATGCTCATTGGTCACAGATGCAATCTCTGCACCTGAACCCGCCACTGAACCAGAGCTTAAATGCAGTACCGTAGTGGAACAAATCCAACCTATGCCATCTGAACCTGTGACCATTCCAAACACAACGGAACCAAAAGTTGAACCAATCATCAATGAGCCCAAGACCCCACTTCATGCAGAAGAACCCTACAAGACCCCCGATTCTTCAGTGAAGCAAGCAGTCACCATTGAAATACCCTCAAAGCCAGAAAGTGAGCAACCAAAAACCCAGACATCCAGTTCTGATCCACCCATCATCTCTCCATCAACTCCCGTAGTCCATCCACCAGCAAATCCCTCCATGAGTCTCCAAGATGCCATTCGTCGAAAGACTGCAGCTAATGCGACATCTAAAGACAACCAAACAAAGCGCTTCAGTCTGCTGTCCCCTCCACCAGTCACAAGTGGCCATACTGCACCTGTCTCTCCTGCATCCACGGCCAGCTTCATCTTCTCCAAGAGTACCAAGAAGGTTGTAATAGAGACGCCAACGTCCCCAGCGGTTCAGGCTGACCTAAGGAGGACTCTGGTGGCAGAGTTAGCTTCTGTTTCTGATTCACCCAAGTTTATTGACTCGCACAAGACAGCTAGCAAAGTTCCTCCACCTGTCGCTATAAAACCCAAATCTAAGGTTGAAAGTGCTGCCCAGAACTCTGCAGAGGCTGAGAGAGGGCATGCGCAAACAGAGACTGTACAAACTGCCGGACAGGACGTACAGACAGAGAACTCTGAAAATGCCAACAAATGA
- the zgc:153911 gene encoding programmed cell death 1 ligand 1, with product MNRNLLVFCLSLLLFEASGFTEFEITVPSGTLVGFYGQVLILPCTFQVDGSWDLSSTVITWQRGLDVVHSFYYSRDQLDRQNPLYAKRTSLFNREMAQGNASLRLHNVTVKDAGMYTCSISTNSGSQKKSFGVNITAFYSEPRLQFSVLNDVVTLLVTSEGGHPSPTLQWLIENSEDITNQTQTHLAEDTHTGLYSVSSWINLTEVTNSSLTFILYNNLLGQKIRREIQLYSDKRENQREPAQRCHGCFTLIPGILLLLLLIIIGLVFALRRNPTEQNSSNEKQHMDQTQALNENVQNVYKPHVYI from the exons ATGAACCGGAATCTTTTAGTCTTCTGCCTGTCTCTCCTTCTTTTCGAAGCATCTGGTTTCA CTGAGTTTGAGATAACTGTGCCCAGTGGCACTCTTGTTGGGTTTTACGGCCAAGTGCTCATCCTGCCCTGCACTTTTCAAGTGGACGGTTCATGGGATCTGAGCAGCACTGTGATTACCTGGCAGCGTGGCCTGGATGTTGTTCACAGTTTCTACTACAGCCGGGACCAGCTTGACCGTCAGAATCCTCTCTATGCCAAACGCACCAGCCTGTTCAATAGGGAGATGGCACAAGGAAATGCATCACTTAGACTGCACAATGTCACTGTGAAGGACGCTGGTATGTACACCTGCTCCATCAGCACAAACTCTGGCAGCCAGAAGAAGAGTTTTGGAGTAAATATTACAG CGTTTTACTCTGAGCCTCGTCTTCAGTTCTCTGTGCTAAATGATGTAGTCACCCTACTTGTGACATCAGAGGGGGGACATCCCTCTCCTACACTGCAGTGGCTGATAGAAAACTCAGAAGATATCACAaaccagacacaaacacaccttgCGGAGGACACACATACAGGACTTTACAGTGTGTCTAGTTGGATAAATCTCACTGAAGTCACCAATTCCTCTCTGACTTTCATACTGTACAACAATCTCCTGGGACAAAAGATCAGGAGGGAGATACAGCTGTACTCag ATAAGAGAGAGAACCAAAGAGAGCCAGCACAAAGATGTCACGGATGCTTCACATTGATTCCTGGAATTCTGCTGCTGTTGCTGCTGATCATAATAGGTTTAGTGTTTGCGTTGAGAAGAAACCCGACTGAACAAAACAGCTCTAATGAGAAGCAACATATGGATCAAACTCAAGCTCTCAATGAAAACgttcaaaatgtttataaaccacatgtatatatataa